A single region of the Brassica rapa cultivar Chiifu-401-42 chromosome A03, CAAS_Brap_v3.01, whole genome shotgun sequence genome encodes:
- the LOC103862015 gene encoding putative Peroxidase 48, with the protein MNFFISASLAFFVLSIYTAHYIVELHKTTKDSAERDFVSKTSLYVSIEEEEDVSYSPLQQDYYRDSCPSAERIIRKALKEIYKARPSIAPSLIRLLFHDCFIEGCDASVLVDADESQTSEKEAPPNLSLKGLDVIAFIKSELENTCPGVVSCADTLALATKEAVSLAGGPKYSLRIGRKDSLVTFKDIAQRELPSPHATLSEILARFASRGFSPQETVSLLGAHSIGITHCTFFQDRLYNFSGTGKPDPELNTGFLQELKSKCPFSASASSPSPCPDTASAPSLPASDYHTNYGLSSENQIDGTIDLSFNNEGGYLNFGSRYYRRLLQNKGVMFSDQQLMASEETETWVRAYASDPLLFQRDFIKSMVKLSSYHVLTGPLGQVRTNCSKVLPLN; encoded by the exons ATGAATTTCTTCATTAGCGCTTCACTTGCCTTCTTCGTTCTCAGTATCTACACCGCGCACTACATCGTCGAGCTCCACAAAACCACCAAAGATTCTGCTGAGCGcgattttgtttcaaaaactTCGCTGTACGTCTctatcgaagaagaagaagacgtatCGTACTCGCCATTGCAACAAGACTATTACCGAGACTCTTGCCCTTCCGCCGAAAGAATCATCCGAAAAGCTCTTAAAGAGATCTACAAGGCGAGACCTAGCATAGCTCCATCTCTAATCCGCCTCCTCTTTCACGATTGCTTCATCGAG GGATGCGATGCCTCGGTACTTGTAGACGCAGATGAATCTCAGACTTCGGAGAAAGAAGCGCCTCCTAACCTGTCACTGAAAGGACTTGATGTCATTGCGTTTATCAAGTCCGAGCTAGAGAATACCTGTCCGGGAGTTGTTTCCTGCGCTGACACTCTTGCCTTGGCCACTAAAGAAGCAGTCTCACTG GCTGGTGGTCCAAAGTATAGTTTACGAATTGGGAGGAAAGACAGTCTAGTGACGTTCAAGGACATTGCACAACGTGAGCTTCCTTCACCACATGCTACCCTCTCTGAAATACTTGCAAGGTTTGCTTCTAGAGGATTCAGCCCACAAGAAACTGTCAGCTTATTGG GAGCCCACAGCATAGGCATTACGCACTGCACATTCTTTCAGGACCGGCTGTACAACTTTTCAGGAACCGGGAAGCCTGACCCTGAGCTCAATACAGGGTTCCTCCAAGAACTGAAGAGCAAATGCCCCTTCTCTGCCTCGGCATCATCTCCATCTCCGTGCCCTGACACTGCTTCTGCACCGTCCTTACCTGCATCAGATTATCACACCAACTACGGTCTGAGCTCGGAGAACCAGATTGATGGAACCATCGACTTGAGCTTCAACAATGAAGGAGGTTACCTTAACTTCGGATCACGCTACTACAGGAGACTGTTGCAGAATAAAGGGGTCATGTTCTCAGATCAGCAACTGATGGCCAGTGAAGAGACCGAGACATGGGTGAGAGCTTACGCTTCTGATCCTCTCTTGTTCCAGCGAGATTTCATCAAGTCCATGGTGAAACTCTCCAGCTACCATGTCCTGACTGGTCCTTTAGGTCAAGTCAGAACAAACTGCTCAAAAGTCCTTCCCTTGAActga